A genome region from Streptomyces xanthophaeus includes the following:
- the pulA gene encoding pullulanase-type alpha-1,6-glucosidase produces the protein MIRPAAGVLAAALAVTLLPALPAAAATSGPPPAPPSDAKLAAEPARHDLTREQFYFVLPDRFANGDPGNDRGGLTGSRLETGLDPTDKGFYQGGDLKGLTDRLDYIKGLGTTAIWLAPIFKNQPVQGKGADVSAGYHGYWITDFTQVDPHFGTNADLERLIDKAHGKGMKVFFDVITNHTADVVDYREASYSYLSKGAFPYLTKDGVPFEDKDYADGKAKFPKVDGTSFPRTPFVPDAKKNLKVPGWLNDPTMYHNRGDSTFAGESSDQGDFVGLDDLWTERPEVVSGMEKIYEKWVRDFRIDGFRIDTVKHVNTEFWTQWATALDTYAAKRGRDDFFMFGEVYSADTAVTSPYVTRGKLDATLDFPLQDAIRAYASQGAAAGRLASVLGDDYRYTSGKANAYEQVIFLGNHDMGRFATFLKQDRPGAGEQELLDRYRLANELMFFSRGNPVIYSGDEQGFTGAGGDKDARQPLFATQVADYLDDDQLGTARTHASDAYDPGHPLYQQISALSKLTKAHPALRDGVQSERFADGSVYAFARTDTKTRTEYLVAANNGAASRTVEIDAPAGSQYRTLYGGTALIRASAAGKLTVPVPALGSVVLQAVAPAAKPAVKPALTLKAPAPGATGTVELSADVTGGALNRVVFAAQTGNEKWQVLGTADHAPYKVTQPLDAKTPAGTALRYKAVVVDSAGRTASALAASATGQAPPTEIPTATQRDHAVVHYNRPDGDYTNWRLYAWGDLADGEATPWPAGHDFTGRDAYGAFAYVKLKPGASSVGYLVIDKDGNKDVAADRTVDVTKTGEIWLEQGKEPARTDRPAYPPQDQNKAVLHYQRPDRAYDGWGLHVWTGAANPTDWSKPLLPTRTDSYGAVYEVPLAPGATSLSYILHKGDEKDLPTDRSLDLKATGHEVWMLGGQEQYLLPQPAGSAAALDLTKSQAVWIDRDTLAWNAPATAASVQLLASREGAVKAENGTLTGRAQWLRLGKAELTAAQKQKFPHLASYGAYTVDPRDRARVREALRGQLVASARAANGAVLAATGVQLAGVLDDLYATTTSLGPVFQDGRPTLSVWAPTAQQVSLELDGRTVAMRRDDATGVWSVRGERNWTGKPYRYDVSVWAPSTRQVVRNLVTDPYSTALTADSVHSLVVDLADPKLAPPGWKTLRKPAPVPFTSAQIQELHIRDFSVADRTTTHPGQYLAFTDTASAGMRHLRDLAAAGTSYVHLLPAFDIGTIPEKAADRTEPACDLKVYAPDSQEQQACVAAAAAKDAYNWGYDPLHYTVPEGSYASDPNGTARTVEFRRMVQSLNGSGLRTVMDVVYNHTVSAGQSDKSVLDRIVPGYYQRLLADGSVATSTCCANTAPENAMMGRLVVDSIVTWAKEYKVDGFRFDLMGHHPKANILAVRTALDALTPAKDGVDGKKIVLYGEGWNFGEIADDARFVQATQKNMAGTGIATFSDRARDAVRGGGPFDEDPRVQGFASGLFTAPNASPANGTAEQQKARLLHAQDLIKVGLSGNLASYAFTDTTGRRIKGSELDYNGAPAGYAAAPGDALAYADAHDNESLADALTYKLPPATSNADKARMQVLAMATATLSQGPALSQAGTDLLRSKSLDRNSYDSGDWFNAIHWNCQDGNGFGRGLPPAADNASKWLHAKPLLTGPAPTCTDMGATSAAYRDLLRIRTTEPDFALTTTEAVQSRLAFPLSGKDETPGVITMTLGDLVVVFNAAPTAQAQRVPALAGTAYRLHPVQAAGSDATVKQSAYDAKTGEFTVPARTVSVFTRR, from the coding sequence TTGATACGCCCTGCCGCAGGAGTGCTCGCCGCCGCCCTGGCCGTGACGCTCCTGCCCGCCCTCCCCGCCGCGGCCGCGACGAGCGGGCCGCCGCCCGCCCCGCCCTCGGACGCGAAACTGGCCGCCGAGCCGGCCCGCCACGACCTGACCCGGGAGCAGTTCTACTTCGTGCTCCCGGACCGGTTCGCGAACGGCGACCCGGGCAACGACCGGGGCGGTCTGACCGGCTCGCGCCTGGAGACCGGCCTGGACCCCACCGACAAGGGCTTCTACCAGGGCGGTGACCTCAAGGGGCTCACCGACCGGCTCGACTACATCAAGGGGCTCGGCACCACGGCCATCTGGCTCGCGCCGATCTTCAAGAACCAGCCGGTGCAGGGCAAGGGGGCCGATGTCTCGGCCGGCTATCACGGCTACTGGATCACCGACTTCACGCAGGTCGACCCGCACTTCGGCACCAACGCCGACCTGGAGCGGCTGATCGACAAGGCGCACGGGAAGGGGATGAAGGTCTTCTTCGACGTCATCACCAACCACACCGCCGATGTCGTGGACTACCGGGAGGCGTCGTACTCGTACCTGTCGAAGGGGGCGTTCCCCTATCTGACCAAGGACGGCGTGCCCTTCGAGGACAAGGACTACGCCGACGGGAAGGCGAAGTTCCCGAAGGTGGACGGCACGTCCTTCCCGAGGACGCCCTTCGTGCCCGATGCGAAGAAGAACCTCAAGGTGCCGGGCTGGCTCAACGACCCGACGATGTACCACAACCGAGGGGACTCCACCTTCGCGGGCGAGTCCTCCGACCAGGGCGACTTCGTCGGACTCGACGACCTGTGGACCGAGCGTCCCGAGGTCGTCAGCGGGATGGAGAAGATCTACGAGAAGTGGGTGCGGGACTTCCGGATCGACGGCTTCCGGATCGACACGGTCAAGCACGTCAACACCGAGTTCTGGACGCAGTGGGCGACCGCCCTCGACACCTACGCGGCCAAGCGCGGCCGTGACGACTTCTTCATGTTCGGCGAGGTCTACTCCGCCGACACCGCCGTCACCTCCCCGTACGTGACCCGCGGGAAGCTGGACGCCACCCTCGACTTCCCGCTCCAGGACGCGATCCGCGCGTACGCCTCCCAGGGCGCGGCGGCCGGCCGGCTGGCCTCCGTCCTCGGCGACGACTACCGGTACACCTCCGGCAAGGCCAATGCCTACGAGCAGGTGATCTTCCTCGGCAACCACGACATGGGCCGGTTCGCCACCTTCCTGAAGCAGGACCGGCCGGGCGCCGGGGAGCAGGAGCTGCTGGACCGCTACCGGCTGGCCAACGAGCTGATGTTCTTCTCCCGGGGCAATCCGGTGATCTACTCCGGTGACGAGCAGGGCTTCACGGGGGCCGGCGGCGACAAGGACGCCCGGCAGCCGCTGTTCGCCACGCAGGTCGCCGACTACCTGGACGACGACCAGCTCGGAACGGCGCGCACGCACGCGAGCGATGCCTACGATCCGGGACACCCGCTCTACCAGCAGATCAGTGCTCTCTCGAAGCTGACGAAGGCGCACCCGGCCCTCCGCGACGGCGTCCAGAGTGAACGTTTCGCCGACGGCTCCGTCTACGCCTTCGCCCGCACCGACACCAAGACCCGCACCGAGTACCTGGTCGCCGCCAACAACGGCGCCGCGTCCCGCACCGTCGAGATCGACGCCCCGGCCGGCTCCCAGTACCGCACCCTGTACGGCGGCACCGCGCTGATCCGCGCCTCGGCGGCCGGCAAGCTCACCGTGCCCGTCCCCGCCCTCGGCTCCGTGGTCCTCCAGGCCGTCGCGCCCGCCGCCAAGCCGGCCGTCAAGCCCGCCCTGACCCTGAAGGCCCCGGCCCCCGGCGCCACCGGCACCGTCGAGCTCTCCGCCGACGTCACCGGCGGGGCGCTCAACCGCGTGGTCTTCGCCGCCCAGACCGGCAACGAGAAGTGGCAGGTCCTCGGCACCGCCGACCACGCCCCCTACAAGGTCACCCAGCCCCTCGACGCCAAGACCCCGGCCGGCACCGCCCTGCGCTACAAGGCCGTCGTCGTCGACTCCGCCGGCCGCACCGCGAGCGCCCTCGCCGCCTCCGCCACCGGCCAGGCCCCGCCCACCGAGATCCCCACCGCCACCCAGCGCGACCACGCGGTCGTCCACTACAACCGCCCCGACGGCGACTACACGAACTGGCGGCTCTACGCCTGGGGCGACCTCGCCGACGGCGAAGCCACCCCCTGGCCCGCCGGCCACGACTTCACCGGCCGCGACGCCTACGGCGCCTTCGCGTACGTCAAGCTCAAGCCCGGCGCCTCCTCCGTCGGCTACCTCGTCATCGACAAGGACGGCAACAAGGACGTCGCCGCCGACCGCACCGTCGACGTGACGAAGACCGGCGAGATCTGGCTGGAGCAGGGCAAGGAGCCCGCCCGCACCGACCGCCCCGCCTACCCGCCGCAGGACCAGAACAAGGCCGTTCTGCACTACCAGCGCCCCGACCGCGCCTACGACGGCTGGGGCCTGCACGTCTGGACCGGAGCCGCGAACCCCACCGACTGGTCCAAGCCCCTCCTCCCCACCCGCACCGACTCCTACGGCGCGGTCTACGAGGTCCCGCTCGCGCCCGGCGCCACCAGCCTCAGCTACATCCTCCACAAGGGCGACGAGAAGGACCTCCCCACCGACCGGTCCCTGGACCTGAAGGCCACCGGCCACGAGGTGTGGATGCTGGGCGGCCAGGAGCAGTACCTCCTCCCGCAGCCCGCCGGCTCCGCCGCCGCCCTGGACCTCACCAAGTCCCAGGCCGTCTGGATCGACCGCGACACCCTCGCCTGGAACGCCCCCGCCACAGCCGCCTCCGTACAGCTCCTCGCCTCGCGCGAAGGCGCCGTCAAGGCCGAGAACGGCACCCTGACGGGCCGCGCCCAGTGGCTGCGGCTCGGCAAGGCCGAGCTCACCGCCGCCCAGAAGCAGAAGTTCCCGCACCTCGCCTCGTACGGCGCCTACACCGTCGACCCGCGCGACCGCGCACGGGTCCGCGAGGCCCTGCGCGGCCAGCTCGTCGCGAGCGCCCGCGCCGCGAACGGCGCGGTCCTCGCCGCCACCGGCGTACAGCTCGCCGGCGTCCTCGACGACCTGTACGCCACCACCACCTCCCTCGGCCCCGTCTTCCAGGACGGCCGCCCCACCCTCTCCGTCTGGGCCCCCACCGCCCAGCAGGTCTCCCTCGAACTCGACGGCCGTACGGTCGCCATGCGCCGCGACGACGCCACCGGCGTCTGGTCGGTGCGCGGCGAACGCAACTGGACCGGCAAGCCCTACCGCTACGACGTGAGCGTCTGGGCCCCGAGCACCCGCCAGGTGGTCCGCAACCTCGTCACCGACCCCTACTCCACCGCCCTCACCGCGGACTCCGTCCACAGCCTGGTCGTCGACCTGGCCGACCCGAAGCTCGCCCCGCCCGGCTGGAAGACCCTGCGCAAGCCCGCGCCCGTCCCCTTCACCTCCGCGCAGATCCAGGAGCTGCACATCCGCGACTTCTCCGTCGCGGACCGCACCACCACCCACCCCGGCCAGTACCTGGCCTTCACCGACACCGCTTCGGCGGGCATGCGGCACCTGCGCGACCTGGCCGCCGCCGGAACCTCCTACGTCCACCTCCTGCCGGCCTTCGACATCGGCACCATCCCGGAGAAGGCCGCCGACCGCACCGAGCCCGCCTGCGACCTCAAGGTGTACGCGCCGGACTCGCAGGAACAGCAGGCCTGCGTGGCCGCCGCGGCCGCGAAGGACGCGTACAACTGGGGCTACGACCCGCTGCACTACACCGTCCCCGAGGGCAGCTACGCGAGCGACCCGAACGGCACGGCCCGCACCGTCGAGTTCCGCAGGATGGTCCAGTCCCTCAACGGGTCAGGGCTGCGCACGGTGATGGACGTCGTCTACAACCACACCGTCTCCGCGGGCCAGTCGGACAAGTCCGTCCTCGACCGCATCGTCCCCGGCTACTACCAGCGCCTGCTGGCGGACGGCTCCGTCGCCACCTCCACCTGCTGCGCCAACACCGCCCCCGAGAACGCCATGATGGGGCGCCTGGTCGTCGACTCGATCGTCACCTGGGCGAAGGAGTACAAGGTCGACGGCTTCCGCTTCGACCTGATGGGCCACCACCCGAAGGCCAACATCCTGGCCGTCCGCACGGCCCTCGACGCCCTGACCCCCGCCAAGGACGGCGTCGACGGCAAGAAGATCGTCCTCTACGGGGAGGGCTGGAACTTCGGCGAGATCGCCGACGACGCCCGCTTCGTGCAGGCCACGCAGAAGAACATGGCCGGAACCGGCATCGCCACCTTCTCCGACCGGGCCCGTGACGCCGTCCGCGGCGGCGGCCCCTTCGACGAGGACCCGCGCGTCCAGGGCTTCGCGTCCGGGCTGTTCACCGCCCCGAACGCCTCGCCCGCCAACGGCACCGCCGAGCAGCAGAAGGCCCGCCTCCTGCACGCCCAGGACCTGATCAAGGTCGGGCTGTCCGGCAACCTCGCCTCGTACGCCTTCACCGACACCACCGGCCGCCGCATCAAGGGCTCCGAGCTGGACTACAACGGCGCCCCGGCCGGCTACGCGGCCGCCCCCGGCGACGCCCTCGCCTACGCCGACGCCCACGACAACGAATCCCTCGCCGACGCCCTGACCTACAAACTCCCGCCGGCCACGAGCAACGCGGACAAGGCCCGCATGCAGGTCCTGGCCATGGCCACGGCCACCCTCTCCCAGGGCCCGGCCCTCTCCCAGGCGGGCACCGACCTGCTCCGCTCCAAGTCCCTGGACCGCAACTCCTACGACAGCGGCGACTGGTTCAACGCCATCCACTGGAACTGCCAGGACGGCAACGGCTTCGGCCGCGGGCTGCCCCCGGCCGCCGACAACGCCTCGAAGTGGCTCCACGCGAAGCCGCTGCTGACGGGACCGGCGCCCACCTGCACCGACATGGGCGCCACCTCGGCCGCCTACCGCGACCTGCTGAGGATCCGCACCACCGAACCGGACTTCGCCCTCACCACGACCGAGGCGGTCCAGTCCCGGCTGGCCTTCCCCCTCTCGGGCAAGGACGAGACCCCGGGCGTGATCACCATGACCCTGGGCGACCTGGTGGTCGTCTTCAACGCGGCCCCCACCGCCCAGGCCCAGCGCGTCCCCGCCCTCGCCGGCACCGCCTACCGGCTGCACCCCGTCCAGGCCGCGGGCTCCGACGCCACCGTCAAGCAGTCCGCGTACGACGCGAAGACAGGAGAGTTCACCGTCCCCGCCCGCACCGTCTCGGTCTTCACACGGCGCTGA
- a CDS encoding GNAT family N-acetyltransferase: MIIDDEILFRPAEEKDAGTLVQLYDQAARWMRKHGIDQWKPGDKDAAHFRSRMREGEVWLAGDADGRVCGAYELWWSDEDAWGVQPPVAGYVHRLMVAREVAPAGAGRRLLEHAERRTARTGRERARLDCVSTNPRLLAYYRGAGYRVVGELPNKEGKDGRTYGVILLEKRLDRLSAV; encoded by the coding sequence GTGATCATTGACGACGAGATCCTGTTCCGGCCTGCCGAGGAGAAGGACGCCGGCACGCTGGTGCAGCTGTACGACCAGGCTGCCCGGTGGATGCGCAAGCACGGGATCGATCAGTGGAAGCCCGGCGACAAGGACGCCGCGCACTTCCGGTCGAGGATGCGCGAAGGAGAGGTCTGGCTCGCCGGCGATGCCGACGGGCGGGTGTGCGGGGCCTACGAGTTGTGGTGGTCCGACGAGGACGCCTGGGGGGTCCAGCCGCCCGTGGCCGGCTACGTGCACCGGCTGATGGTGGCGCGCGAGGTGGCCCCCGCGGGGGCCGGGCGGCGGCTGCTCGAACACGCCGAGCGCCGGACCGCCCGGACCGGCCGGGAACGGGCGCGGCTGGACTGCGTCTCCACCAACCCCCGGCTGCTCGCGTACTACCGGGGTGCGGGCTACCGGGTGGTCGGGGAGCTCCCCAACAAGGAGGGGAAGGATGGCAGGACCTACGGGGTGATCCTGCTGGAGAAGCGGCTGGACCGGCTCAGCGCCGTGTGA
- a CDS encoding TetR/AcrR family transcriptional regulator, whose translation MTTGVRRRMGVEERRQQLIGVALELFSHRSPDDVSIDEIAAAAGISRPLVYHYFPGKLSLYEAALRRAADELALRFVEPREGPLGARLLRVMGRFFDFVDDHGPGFSALMRGGPAVGSSRTNAMIDEVRQAAYEQILTHLGVGLERTPARLELVVRSWVSLAESTALIWLDGRRIPRGELELQLVHDFAALAAVSAAYDAEMAGILVGILAGEPADGPFGELVGRLGALVPGGASETVPG comes from the coding sequence ATGACAACCGGAGTGCGACGCAGGATGGGTGTCGAGGAGCGGCGGCAGCAGCTGATCGGGGTTGCCCTGGAGCTGTTCAGCCACCGCTCCCCCGACGATGTGTCGATCGACGAGATCGCGGCGGCCGCGGGGATATCCCGGCCGCTCGTCTATCACTACTTTCCGGGCAAGCTGAGCCTGTACGAGGCCGCGCTGCGGCGGGCGGCCGACGAGCTGGCGCTGCGGTTCGTGGAGCCCCGGGAGGGTCCGCTCGGGGCGCGCCTGCTGCGGGTGATGGGGCGGTTCTTCGATTTCGTCGACGACCACGGGCCGGGTTTCTCGGCGCTGATGCGCGGCGGTCCGGCCGTCGGCAGCAGCCGGACGAACGCGATGATCGACGAGGTCCGGCAGGCGGCGTACGAGCAGATCCTCACGCACCTGGGCGTGGGGCTGGAGCGCACGCCCGCGCGCCTGGAGCTCGTGGTGCGCTCCTGGGTGTCGCTCGCCGAGTCCACCGCGCTGATCTGGCTGGACGGGCGCCGGATCCCGCGGGGCGAACTGGAACTGCAGCTGGTGCACGACTTCGCCGCGCTGGCCGCCGTGAGCGCCGCGTACGACGCGGAGATGGCGGGGATCCTCGTGGGGATCCTGGCCGGCGAGCCCGCCGACGGGCCCTTCGGGGAGCTGGTCGGGCGGCTCGGTGCGCTGGTGCCGGGCGGGGCGTCGGAGACCGTCCCGGGCTGA
- a CDS encoding PDR/VanB family oxidoreductase, translated as MRRALTVTAALGAAWMTRRALRRRIGGSPLWPLPALETPVSGHSPRRALRALIVSRTETAQGVLRLTVESPDLPAWTPGAHVDITLPSGLVRQYSLCGDPADAGRYTIAIRLIEDGRGGSREAHAQLVEGAELELRPPRNRFELVPAASYVFVAGGIGITPILPMLRAATAAGADWTLLYGGRTLDSMPFLDDLAPYGDRVSVLPEDETGLPDLAPVSAAGPGTLVYCCGPEPLMRAVTAAAADPSAVHLERFAPAEGPGPGRAFTVELRRSGRVVEVAADESTLAAVRRELPDTPYSCEQGFCGTCQHRVLAGGVDHRDELLTDQEREDSMLLCVSRAKGDRLVLDL; from the coding sequence ATGAGGCGCGCCCTCACGGTCACGGCCGCCCTGGGCGCGGCCTGGATGACCCGGCGCGCCCTGAGGCGCCGCATCGGCGGCTCCCCGCTCTGGCCGCTGCCGGCCCTGGAGACGCCGGTGTCGGGCCACTCCCCGCGCCGCGCGCTGCGGGCGCTGATCGTCTCCCGTACGGAGACCGCGCAGGGCGTGCTGCGGCTGACCGTGGAGTCGCCGGACCTGCCGGCGTGGACCCCGGGCGCGCACGTGGACATCACCCTGCCCTCGGGCCTGGTCCGCCAGTACTCGCTGTGCGGCGACCCGGCGGACGCCGGCCGGTACACGATCGCGATCCGGCTGATCGAGGACGGCCGGGGCGGCTCCCGCGAGGCGCACGCGCAGCTGGTCGAGGGTGCCGAGCTGGAACTGCGCCCGCCGCGCAACCGCTTCGAACTGGTCCCGGCGGCCTCGTACGTCTTCGTCGCGGGCGGCATCGGCATCACGCCGATCCTGCCGATGCTGCGGGCCGCCACGGCGGCGGGCGCCGACTGGACGCTCCTGTACGGGGGCCGCACCCTCGACTCGATGCCCTTCCTGGACGACCTCGCGCCCTACGGCGACCGGGTGTCGGTCCTCCCCGAGGACGAGACGGGCCTGCCGGACCTGGCCCCGGTGTCCGCGGCGGGGCCGGGCACGCTGGTCTACTGCTGCGGTCCGGAGCCGCTGATGCGGGCCGTGACGGCGGCGGCCGCGGATCCGTCGGCGGTGCATCTCGAGCGGTTCGCCCCGGCGGAGGGCCCCGGTCCGGGGCGGGCCTTCACGGTCGAACTGCGCCGCTCGGGGCGGGTCGTCGAGGTGGCGGCGGACGAGAGCACACTGGCCGCGGTGCGCCGGGAACTGCCGGACACCCCGTACTCCTGCGAGCAGGGTTTCTGCGGGACCTGCCAACACCGGGTCCTGGCGGGCGGGGTGGACCACCGCGACGAGCTCCTCACGGACCAGGAGCGCGAGGACTCGATGCTGCTGTGCGTCTCCCGCGCGAAGGGGGACCGGCTGGTCCTGGACCTGTGA
- a CDS encoding metal-dependent hydrolase — MSNTPLAPAPVASEHVDLRPRNVSFGWEDTPLHWLPGDPFAGHMINVLHLLLPAGERWFVHVYKQVLPYIEDEQLRADVVGFIGQEAMHATAHDDVLPHLKRLGLDPTPYTAQVDWLFEKLLGDRTLPPGRARHWWLMERVAMIAAIEHYTAFLGDWVLNADALDRRGADPTMLDLLRWHGAEEVEHRSVAFDLFMHVDGNYRRRARTWATAFSALVFLWQRGVRFFMENDPHLVDGKASFGKFFVAGQQGVLPSTGAMLKSIPKYLSRTYHPSQEGSTAQAVAYLAASPGANGGVRA; from the coding sequence ATGTCTAATACGCCGCTCGCGCCCGCCCCCGTGGCGTCGGAACACGTGGACCTGAGGCCCCGGAACGTGTCCTTCGGCTGGGAGGACACCCCGCTCCACTGGCTGCCGGGCGACCCCTTCGCCGGGCACATGATCAATGTGCTGCACCTGCTGCTCCCCGCCGGGGAGCGCTGGTTCGTACACGTCTACAAGCAGGTCCTCCCGTACATCGAGGACGAGCAACTGCGGGCGGACGTCGTCGGCTTCATCGGCCAGGAGGCCATGCACGCCACCGCCCACGACGACGTGCTCCCCCACCTGAAGCGGCTCGGGCTGGACCCGACCCCCTACACCGCGCAGGTGGACTGGCTGTTCGAGAAGCTCCTCGGCGACCGGACCCTGCCGCCGGGCCGGGCCCGCCACTGGTGGCTGATGGAACGGGTCGCGATGATCGCGGCGATCGAGCACTACACGGCGTTCCTGGGCGACTGGGTGCTGAACGCCGACGCGCTGGACCGGCGGGGCGCCGACCCCACCATGCTGGACCTGCTGCGCTGGCACGGGGCGGAGGAGGTCGAGCACCGCTCGGTGGCCTTCGACCTCTTCATGCACGTCGACGGCAACTACCGCCGCAGGGCGCGTACCTGGGCGACCGCCTTCTCGGCCCTGGTGTTCCTGTGGCAGCGCGGGGTGCGCTTCTTCATGGAGAACGACCCGCACCTGGTGGACGGCAAGGCCTCCTTCGGGAAGTTCTTCGTGGCCGGGCAGCAGGGGGTGCTCCCGTCGACCGGAGCGATGCTGAAGTCCATCCCGAAGTACCTCTCCCGCACCTACCACCCCTCGCAGGAGGGCTCGACGGCACAGGCGGTGGCCTATCTCGCCGCCTCCCCCGGCGCGAACGGCGGGGTGCGGGCATGA
- a CDS encoding tyrosine-protein phosphatase, producing MTATPSTTVANLRDLGGTPLPGGRTVRPGLVLRSGQLDRLDLDADPVVAGLGLRTVIDFRTAAERADHPDRIPAGARVLVGDVLADKLSSAQVPAAQLKDLLSDPAVAEQHLGGGRAQALFADTYRSFVNSGSAQAAYRMLLTEAADAGSGPLLFHCTAGKDRTGWGATVILALLGADDETLMAEYLSVNPAVKQAFAPMIEGFTAAGGDPDIALALIGVFPSYLRAALDEVETRYGSMEKYVREGLGVADGTVEALRARLVV from the coding sequence ATGACCGCCACCCCGTCCACCACCGTCGCCAACCTCCGCGACCTCGGCGGCACCCCCCTCCCCGGCGGCCGCACCGTCCGCCCCGGCCTGGTCCTGCGCTCCGGCCAGCTCGACCGGCTCGACCTCGACGCCGACCCGGTGGTGGCGGGGCTGGGCCTGCGTACCGTCATCGACTTCCGCACCGCCGCCGAGCGCGCCGACCACCCCGACCGGATACCCGCCGGGGCCCGGGTCCTGGTCGGCGACGTCCTCGCCGACAAGCTGAGCTCCGCCCAGGTGCCCGCCGCGCAGCTGAAGGACCTGCTGTCCGACCCGGCCGTGGCCGAGCAGCACCTGGGCGGCGGGCGGGCGCAGGCGCTGTTCGCCGACACCTACCGGTCCTTCGTGAACTCCGGCTCCGCGCAGGCCGCGTACCGGATGCTGCTCACCGAGGCCGCCGACGCCGGCTCGGGCCCGCTGCTGTTCCACTGCACGGCCGGCAAGGACCGGACCGGCTGGGGCGCGACGGTCATCCTGGCGCTGCTGGGCGCGGACGACGAGACGCTGATGGCCGAATACCTGTCCGTCAATCCGGCGGTCAAGCAGGCCTTCGCCCCGATGATCGAGGGCTTCACGGCGGCCGGCGGCGACCCGGACATCGCGCTCGCGCTGATCGGCGTCTTCCCCTCCTACCTGCGGGCGGCGCTGGACGAGGTCGAGACGCGGTACGGCTCCATGGAGAAGTACGTGCGTGAGGGGCTCGGTGTCGCCGACGGGACGGTCGAGGCGCTGCGCGCCCGTCTGGTGGTCTGA
- a CDS encoding rhomboid-like protein, producing MNPIPWGAVYAGGVQFGAYALERTGAAERERLLRDCSTNVDNLAAGRWETLLSSALVVEEPMPLPYALLLVAVLGYAEYAYGAWWTAAVFLFGHAAATLLVYGALRRTADPRTRRAVDVGTSYGFNAVLGSLTSALPRGAVRTAARVGLLALAAAPVVRRGRTFTDAGHLAALGVGIGVSLAFDCLSGTKHRKIT from the coding sequence ATGAATCCAATTCCGTGGGGAGCGGTGTACGCCGGCGGGGTGCAGTTCGGGGCCTACGCCCTGGAGCGCACCGGCGCGGCCGAGCGGGAGCGGCTGCTCCGGGACTGCTCGACGAATGTCGACAATCTCGCCGCCGGACGCTGGGAGACGCTGCTGAGCAGCGCGCTCGTCGTCGAGGAGCCCATGCCCCTGCCGTACGCCCTCCTGCTGGTCGCGGTCCTCGGATACGCCGAGTACGCGTACGGAGCCTGGTGGACGGCCGCGGTGTTCCTGTTCGGGCACGCCGCGGCGACCCTCCTCGTCTACGGCGCCCTGCGCAGGACCGCCGATCCGCGGACCCGGCGCGCTGTGGACGTGGGGACGAGCTACGGGTTCAACGCCGTGCTCGGCTCGCTGACCTCGGCCCTGCCGCGCGGGGCGGTCCGTACGGCCGCGCGGGTGGGGCTGCTGGCGCTCGCGGCGGCGCCGGTGGTCCGGCGCGGGCGGACCTTCACGGACGCCGGCCACCTGGCCGCGCTCGGGGTGGGCATCGGGGTCTCGCTGGCCTTCGATTGCCTTTCCGGGACGAAACATCGGAAAATTACATGA